The genomic region TCGGCCGCCGTCTTTGCGGTGCTGTTCGGCGTGGGCCAGGGGCTGGCGACGACGGTGCGCGGCACGGTGCCGCTGGCCCTGTTCGGGCTGCGCGGTTACGCGGCGCGACTGGGGCGGCTGGCCAGCCTCAGGATGCTGGTGGCCGCGATCGCGCCCTTTGCGATGGCGGGGTCGCTGGCGCTGGCCGGCCCGTGGATCACGCTGGGGCTGACGGCGGCCCTGGCGCTGGTGGCGCTGGCGCTGATGGCTGCCGTGCCCTGGCGGGTCACATCATGACGGGCGTGCGGTCGCCGTCCACAAAGCGGCGCAGCACCGCGGGGTAGAGCCGGTGCTCTTGCACCAGGACCCGCGCGGCCAGGCTGTCGGCATCGTCGCCAGACAGCACCGGCACCCGCGCCTGCCCCAGGATCGGCCCGGCGTCGAGATCCGCAATGACCTCGTGCACGGTGCAGCCCGCCTGGTCGTCGCCCGCATCCAGCGCGCGCTGATGCGTGTGCAGCCCCGGGTATTTCGGCAAGAGCGAGGGGTGGATGTTCAGCATCCGCCCCGCGAATCGCTGGGTGAACCCGGGCGTCAGGATGCGCATGAATCCGGCCAGGCAGATCACGTCGGGCCGTGCCGCCAGCAAGGGCGCCAGCAAGGCGGCCTCGAACGCGGCGCGGTCGCCCCGGAACGGGCGGTGATCCACCGCGGCGACCGGGATACCCAGCGCGGTGGCGCGGGTCAGCCCGCCTGCCTCTGCGTCGTTCGACAGCACCAGAACCGGCCGCGCCGGGTGCTCGCCCGTCATCGACCGCGCCAGCGCCACCATGTTCGAACCGCCCCCCGAAATCAGGATGGCGACCCGTTTCACAGGATATGCCCGCGATAGGCGACGCCCGCGCCCCGGGTCACATGGCCCAGCCGGTGCACGGTTTCCCCCTCGGCCACCAGCAGTTCGGCCAGGGCCTCGGCGCGGTCGGCGGCGACGACCGCGATCATGCCGATGCCGCTGTTGAAGGTTTTCAGAAGCTCGGGCTCGTCGAACCCGGCAACCTGCGCCATCCAGGCAAAGACCGGCGGCAGGGGCCACGCGGTCAGGTCGATGGTCGCGCCCAACCCCTCGGGCAGGACGCGCGGCAGGTTTTCCGTCAGGCCGCCGCCGGTGATATGCGCCAGCGCGTGCACGCCGCCCGCGCGGATCGCCGCGAGTGCGGGCTTCACATAGAGCCGAGTCGGCGCCAGCAGAGCCTCGCCCACGGTGCCGGGACCAAAGGGGCAGGCATCGGACCACGACAGCCCGGCCTTTTCGACCACCTTGCGCACCAGCGAATAGCCGTTCGAATGCACCCCGTTCGAGGCCAACCCGAGCAGCATGTCCCCCTCTGCCACGCCCGCCGGCAGGTCCGCGCCGCGCTCCATCGCGCCGACGGCAAAGCCCGCCAGGTCGAAATCGCCCGCGTGATACATGCCGGGCATTTCCGCCGTCTCGCCGCCGATCAGCGCACAGCCCGATTGCGCGCAGCCGTCCGCGATGCCCTCGATGATGCGGGCGGCCTGATCGACCTCGAGCTTGCCGGTCGCGAAATAATCCAGGAAGAACAGCGGTTCCG from Rhodobacter sp. harbors:
- a CDS encoding phosphoribosylglycinamide formyltransferase, whose protein sequence is MKRVAILISGGGSNMVALARSMTGEHPARPVLVLSNDAEAGGLTRATALGIPVAAVDHRPFRGDRAAFEAALLAPLLAARPDVICLAGFMRILTPGFTQRFAGRMLNIHPSLLPKYPGLHTHQRALDAGDDQAGCTVHEVIADLDAGPILGQARVPVLSGDDADSLAARVLVQEHRLYPAVLRRFVDGDRTPVMM
- a CDS encoding phosphoribosylformylglycinamidine cyclo-ligase, which gives rise to MTIKNGLTYAQAGVDIDAGNALVERIKPAARRTSRPGTMSGLGGFGALFDLKGAGYTDPVLVAATDGVGTKLRIAIDTGVVDTIGIDLVAMCVNDLVCQGAEPLFFLDYFATGKLEVDQAARIIEGIADGCAQSGCALIGGETAEMPGMYHAGDFDLAGFAVGAMERGADLPAGVAEGDMLLGLASNGVHSNGYSLVRKVVEKAGLSWSDACPFGPGTVGEALLAPTRLYVKPALAAIRAGGVHALAHITGGGLTENLPRVLPEGLGATIDLTAWPLPPVFAWMAQVAGFDEPELLKTFNSGIGMIAVVAADRAEALAELLVAEGETVHRLGHVTRGAGVAYRGHIL